In Mycoplasma feriruminatoris, the sequence TTGTGATCCTAATGGTAGTTTATATGTAAAAAATGCTTATACATTAAAACCTAAAATTGAAAAACTAGCAAAAGAATTAAAAGCACAAGGTTGAACAATTGTTGCAACTAAAGACTTTCATCCAATTGATCATTGCTCTTTTAAAATTTGAAATAAACATTGTGTTCAAAATACTAAAGGTAGTGAACTTTATTTTGATTATAGTGATGTTGATTTAATTATTGAAAAAGGAGTTAATAAAGATATTGAAAGCTATAGTGGCTTTTTTGATGATGCTAAAAATTCAAATGGATTAGATGAATATTTAAAATCAAAAAATATTGATACTTTAAAAATAGTTGGGGTTGCTACTGAAATTTGTGTAAAAGCCAATTATGATGATGCTATTAAATTAGGTTATG encodes:
- a CDS encoding isochorismatase family protein, whose amino-acid sequence is MKSENKNKALIIVDYQYDFCDPNGSLYVKNAYTLKPKIEKLAKELKAQGWTIVATKDFHPIDHCSFKIWNKHCVQNTKGSELYFDYSDVDLIIEKGVNKDIESYSGFFDDAKNSNGLDEYLKSKNIDTLKIVGVATEICVKANYDDAIKLGYDVHVDLEYCKGFTD